One Defluviimonas aquaemixtae DNA segment encodes these proteins:
- a CDS encoding aromatic ring-hydroxylating oxygenase subunit alpha, with protein sequence MNAPLVHSLDARYYIDPAIFAAERQGLFARTWQFAGHECQVRNTGDYFTFEIAGESLFCIRGRDGTLRSFYNVCQHRAHQLVEGAGTTRVVVCPYHAWTYELSGELRAGPNINAVPGFDRTQICLTPIRTEVFHGFIFVNLDDNAAPMDDWYPGVREELGDYVPQIDTLEPLEWVEIPEKCNWKVSVENYSECYHCALNHPTFATGVIRPETYDIQPTAGGYVLRHTTECQDFSKMSYPIDASVPHGGEYRSFFLWPMFSFQVYPGNVLNTYHWRAHDVDNCTVWRGWYTPGGVDSEVIRRLAIQDRATTVEEDIRLVESVAKGLKSRGYRPGPLVLDPACGLNSEHSIRKLQQWVREAVDG encoded by the coding sequence AGTTCGCGGGGCACGAATGCCAGGTGCGGAACACCGGCGACTACTTCACTTTCGAGATTGCCGGAGAGAGCCTCTTCTGCATCCGCGGCCGAGACGGTACGCTCCGCAGCTTCTACAACGTGTGCCAGCACCGGGCGCACCAGCTGGTCGAAGGTGCCGGCACGACCCGCGTCGTCGTCTGTCCCTACCACGCCTGGACCTACGAACTCTCCGGCGAATTGCGCGCCGGGCCGAATATCAACGCGGTGCCGGGCTTCGACCGCACGCAGATCTGCCTGACGCCTATCCGGACCGAGGTCTTCCACGGTTTCATTTTCGTCAATCTGGATGACAACGCCGCGCCGATGGACGACTGGTATCCCGGCGTGCGGGAGGAGCTTGGCGACTACGTCCCGCAGATCGACACACTCGAACCCCTCGAATGGGTCGAGATCCCCGAGAAGTGCAACTGGAAGGTCTCGGTCGAGAACTATTCCGAGTGCTATCACTGCGCGCTCAACCACCCGACCTTCGCGACCGGCGTAATCCGGCCCGAAACCTACGACATTCAGCCGACAGCCGGGGGCTACGTCCTGCGCCACACGACAGAGTGCCAGGACTTCTCCAAGATGTCCTACCCGATCGACGCCTCGGTTCCGCATGGCGGCGAATACCGATCGTTCTTCCTCTGGCCGATGTTCTCGTTCCAAGTCTATCCTGGCAACGTGCTCAACACCTATCACTGGCGCGCCCACGACGTCGACAACTGCACTGTCTGGCGCGGCTGGTACACTCCCGGCGGCGTCGACAGCGAAGTGATCCGGCGGCTGGCGATCCAGGACCGCGCGACGACGGTCGAGGAGGACATCCGGCTCGTGGAAAGCGTGGCCAAGGGCCTGAAGAGCCGCGGCTACAGGCCGGGGCCGCTGGTGCTCGACCCCGCCTGCGGGCTGAATTCCGAACATTCGATCCGCAAGCTGCAGCAATGGGTGCGCGAGGCGGTAGACGGCTGA
- a CDS encoding carboxymuconolactone decarboxylase family protein: MSLFDEDLFEKGLAQRKATLGADYVEKNLAAADGFTRPFQEAMTAWCWGFGWGDETIDRKTRSMMNLAMIGALGKMHEWEIHCRGAINNGVTKDEIRAIIHVVGIYCGVPQALECFRAARKVLDTDGA; encoded by the coding sequence ATGAGCCTTTTTGACGAAGATCTTTTTGAAAAGGGCCTCGCCCAGCGCAAGGCGACGCTCGGCGCGGACTATGTGGAAAAGAACCTCGCCGCCGCCGATGGCTTCACGCGACCGTTCCAGGAGGCGATGACGGCCTGGTGCTGGGGTTTCGGCTGGGGCGACGAGACGATCGACCGAAAGACCCGCAGCATGATGAACCTTGCGATGATCGGCGCGCTCGGCAAAATGCACGAATGGGAAATCCATTGCCGCGGCGCAATCAACAACGGCGTCACGAAGGATGAGATTCGCGCGATCATTCATGTCGTCGGCATCTATTGCGGCGTGCCGCAGGCGCTCGAGTGCTTCCGTGCGGCGCGAAAGGTGCTGGACACCGATGGGGCGTGA
- a CDS encoding lysophospholipid acyltransferase family protein, producing the protein MRTALQYVLSAIFIAQMYLMMAILAIYWTPIAIFRRDAAFDAVQSYCRWVRGSAALLVGLKSEIRGEVPTDEVLIASKHQSFFDIIMIVSVVPRPKFIMKKELLWAPIVGWYARRLGCIPVDRGKRGQAIKKMVDDVHSGRARPGQLIIYPQGTRVAAGATKPYKVGVGVLYSQVGQDCVPAATNVGVFWPRHGILRKPGLAVVEFLPRIPAGARVEDFMTRIETDIEGASNRLMAEAGFVVGK; encoded by the coding sequence ATGAGAACGGCGCTGCAATACGTGCTGTCGGCGATTTTCATCGCACAGATGTACCTGATGATGGCGATCCTCGCGATCTACTGGACGCCGATCGCGATCTTCCGCCGCGACGCCGCCTTCGACGCGGTCCAGTCCTATTGCCGCTGGGTGCGCGGATCGGCCGCGCTGCTCGTCGGCCTGAAGTCCGAGATCCGGGGCGAAGTGCCGACCGACGAGGTGCTGATCGCGTCGAAACACCAAAGCTTCTTCGACATCATCATGATCGTCTCGGTCGTGCCGCGCCCGAAGTTCATCATGAAGAAAGAGCTTCTCTGGGCGCCGATCGTCGGCTGGTACGCCAGGCGGCTGGGCTGCATTCCCGTCGACCGGGGCAAGCGCGGGCAGGCGATCAAGAAGATGGTGGATGATGTGCATTCGGGACGTGCCCGACCCGGCCAGCTCATCATCTATCCGCAGGGCACCCGCGTCGCGGCGGGTGCAACGAAGCCCTACAAGGTCGGTGTAGGTGTCCTTTACTCCCAGGTCGGTCAGGATTGCGTGCCCGCGGCCACCAATGTCGGCGTCTTCTGGCCGCGCCACGGTATCCTCCGGAAACCGGGCCTCGCCGTGGTCGAGTTTCTGCCCCGCATTCCTGCCGGAGCGCGTGTCGAGGATTTCATGACCCGGATCGAGACCGATATTGAGGGCGCGTCGAACCGGTTGATGGCCGAGGCGGGTTTTGTTGTCGGAAAGTAG
- a CDS encoding cell division protein FtsX yields MKARILGIAGLLVGDARAARVVPPSGITAWLTVLTAAAMAFLAVFALALSLATGRLAERWSGPLAQSATVRISAPADQMAAQVQVVLGILSVTPGAGPARALSEDEMRGLLAPWFGPGLPIETLPIPRLVEITEIGEDFDAEGLRLRLAAEVPAATLDDHLRWRQPLVDAAGRIRSLGLLSLGLIAGALAAMVTLAAQAALYANKQVIEVLRLVGARDVTIARAFVRRFTLRATAGAAGGTVAGMVAVALLPPVSGAGGFLTGLGFQGLHWLWPLAIPPLTAIVAFWATRAAALRSLREVQ; encoded by the coding sequence GTGAAGGCGCGCATTCTGGGCATCGCGGGGCTTCTTGTGGGCGATGCGCGCGCCGCCCGTGTGGTACCGCCGAGCGGGATCACCGCCTGGCTGACGGTGTTGACGGCGGCGGCGATGGCCTTCCTCGCGGTCTTTGCGCTTGCGCTGTCGCTGGCCACCGGGCGGCTCGCGGAGCGCTGGTCGGGGCCGCTCGCCCAGAGCGCCACGGTGCGCATATCGGCGCCGGCCGATCAGATGGCGGCGCAGGTCCAGGTGGTTCTCGGCATCCTGTCGGTGACGCCGGGCGCCGGCCCGGCCCGCGCGCTCAGCGAAGACGAGATGCGCGGTCTGCTCGCGCCGTGGTTCGGCCCCGGCCTGCCGATCGAGACGCTGCCCATTCCGCGGCTGGTCGAGATCACCGAGATCGGCGAGGATTTCGACGCCGAAGGGCTGAGGCTCAGGCTTGCGGCTGAGGTGCCGGCCGCGACGCTCGATGATCATCTGCGCTGGCGCCAGCCTCTTGTCGACGCGGCCGGGCGCATCCGGTCGCTGGGGCTGCTGTCGCTCGGCCTGATCGCGGGCGCGCTTGCCGCCATGGTGACGCTTGCCGCACAGGCCGCGCTTTACGCCAACAAGCAGGTGATCGAGGTGCTTCGGCTCGTCGGCGCCCGCGACGTTACCATCGCACGGGCCTTCGTTCGGCGCTTCACGCTGCGGGCCACGGCGGGCGCGGCGGGGGGGACTGTCGCGGGCATGGTGGCGGTTGCGCTTCTGCCGCCGGTGTCCGGGGCGGGCGGCTTTCTTACCGGCCTAGGCTTTCAGGGACTGCATTGGCTCTGGCCGCTGGCAATTCCGCCGCTGACGGCTATCGTGGCCTTCTGGGCGACCCGCGCGGCGGCGCTGCGAAGCCTGAGGGAGGTGCAATGA
- a CDS encoding cell division ATP-binding protein FtsE, whose protein sequence is MIEFAEVAHGYGGSPLLAEMTVTLAPGSFHFLTGPSGAGKSTFLKLCYGELVPQAGRITRFGQSHDNMGRDDIARLRRRIGVVHQDCRFLDHLTLEENVALPLLVANRDADPAELRELMAWVGLSAQRESLPPSLSGGERQRAALARAVIMSPEMLLADEPTGNVDWDMSLRLLSLLVELNRMGTTILVATHDLNLIRAAKAQVPTRVIRIKDRRLHLAGAEL, encoded by the coding sequence GTGATCGAATTCGCCGAGGTCGCGCATGGATATGGCGGCAGCCCGCTTCTCGCGGAGATGACGGTGACGCTCGCGCCGGGGTCGTTCCACTTTCTGACGGGCCCGTCGGGCGCTGGCAAATCGACTTTCCTGAAGCTCTGCTATGGCGAACTGGTCCCGCAGGCCGGCCGCATCACGCGGTTTGGTCAGTCCCATGACAACATGGGCCGCGATGACATCGCTCGGCTGCGCCGCCGGATCGGCGTCGTGCATCAGGATTGTCGCTTCCTTGACCACCTCACGCTTGAGGAGAATGTGGCGCTGCCGCTGTTGGTCGCGAACCGGGACGCCGATCCGGCCGAGCTGCGCGAGCTTATGGCCTGGGTCGGGCTGTCGGCGCAGCGCGAGAGCTTGCCGCCATCGCTGTCGGGCGGCGAGCGCCAGCGCGCCGCGCTTGCGCGGGCGGTGATTATGTCGCCCGAGATGCTTCTGGCCGACGAGCCCACGGGGAACGTCGACTGGGACATGTCGCTCAGGCTTCTCAGCCTTCTCGTGGAACTCAACCGGATGGGTACGACGATCCTTGTGGCAACGCATGATCTCAACCTGATCAGGGCGGCCAAGGCGCAGGTCCCGACGCGGGTGATCCGTATCAAGGATCGGCGGCTCCATCTTGCGGGGGCGGAACTGTGA
- a CDS encoding zinc-ribbon domain-containing protein, translated as MRLKCPSCGAQYDVDESVIPDGGRDVQCSNCGHAWFQRSAAQLKAEEDHKAELSRRAEAEAEEKPQPAVEEVPEPEPPQEPEPAPEPEPEETTAEPEAAEAAPEAGLEESVAEPEVAEAAPEPQEIAAEPEEVETAEAVSIEDAADVEAAPAADTRPDAAATDSAPPDADEDEGDEDEEGEFVTPVPERVRRELDDSVRDVLREEAEREVRARVSESQPVETQTEMGLAAAIGAAHATTVTPQEAVRDRVARLRGDEDDLDEEALVTRASRRELLPDIEEINSTLRATSDRGDEAASIDAPETLRRRRSGFRLGFSTALIVALVALVIYILAPTLSETVPALEPALSGYVAAVDSARAWLDEMMKSLTASLNGDAQN; from the coding sequence ATGCGTTTGAAATGCCCGAGCTGCGGGGCGCAGTACGATGTGGACGAAAGCGTCATCCCCGACGGCGGGCGCGACGTTCAGTGTTCGAATTGCGGGCACGCTTGGTTTCAACGCTCTGCCGCCCAGCTGAAAGCCGAAGAGGACCACAAGGCCGAGCTGTCGCGCCGCGCTGAAGCGGAAGCGGAGGAGAAACCGCAACCGGCGGTGGAGGAGGTGCCCGAACCGGAGCCGCCACAGGAACCCGAACCCGCGCCGGAACCCGAACCTGAGGAGACGACCGCAGAGCCGGAAGCGGCGGAGGCCGCGCCCGAAGCCGGGCTCGAGGAGAGTGTCGCGGAACCCGAAGTGGCGGAAGCCGCGCCCGAACCCCAGGAGATCGCTGCGGAGCCCGAAGAGGTGGAAACAGCGGAAGCGGTCAGCATTGAGGACGCGGCTGATGTCGAAGCCGCGCCCGCCGCAGATACCCGTCCCGACGCTGCAGCGACGGATTCCGCTCCGCCCGATGCGGATGAGGACGAAGGAGACGAGGACGAAGAGGGAGAATTCGTCACCCCGGTCCCCGAGCGCGTGCGCCGCGAACTCGACGACTCGGTCCGCGACGTCCTCCGCGAAGAAGCGGAGCGCGAGGTGCGCGCCCGCGTTTCGGAAAGTCAGCCGGTCGAGACGCAAACCGAAATGGGGTTGGCCGCCGCCATCGGCGCGGCTCACGCGACGACCGTCACACCCCAGGAAGCCGTGCGCGACCGGGTCGCGCGCCTCAGAGGCGACGAAGACGACCTCGACGAGGAGGCGCTTGTGACGCGGGCATCACGGCGCGAGCTTCTGCCCGATATCGAAGAGATCAACTCGACCCTGCGGGCAACGTCCGACCGGGGCGACGAAGCCGCTTCCATCGACGCACCGGAAACATTGCGGCGGCGCCGATCGGGTTTCCGACTGGGTTTCTCCACCGCACTCATCGTCGCGCTTGTCGCGCTCGTGATCTACATCTTGGCGCCGACGCTTTCGGAAACGGTTCCCGCGCTCGAACCCGCACTGTCTGGCTATGTCGCTGCAGTGGATTCCGCGCGCGCCTGGCTGGACGAAATGATGAAATCGCTGACCGCGTCGCTCAACGGCGACGCGCAGAACTGA
- a CDS encoding trimethylamine methyltransferase family protein — protein sequence MELNERKSRAGGRGARRALRSAPDFAMLPALKRNLPLCEPMDGDQIARIDDASMAILEDVGVVFRDEIALEDWRRAGADVRGERVHLDRGLVRELITTIPSSWTYRARNPERNVSFGGNHSIFVPMTGAPFLRDLDDVRRWPTVADLNMFHKLAHMSPALHSTAHHIVEPMDMKVSHRHLHITYSSMTHSDKTFMGMTTSGKNAEDVMDMCEILFGADVMEDTPVVTGNCNGNSPLVWDETMLSAMRAFCKRNQPVLCSPFVLGGANTPASVAPAVAQLNAEALSALAYTQVIRKGCPAIYGHYLSTVSMKSGAPMAGTPEISLMNFMIGQMARFYGVPWRSSNTLGGAKTFDAQAGYESAMTLNAVLHAGCNYIWHSAGWNEAGMHCSVAKFVVDAEMCAMGYRMAEGIRWDDFDEALRAIRDVGPGGHYLGHPHTQANFERAFFLPKLFDNNSIEQWQAEGSVEITARALAHARKLLRDYEKPKLDDGIDEALRDYIARREREIPAEDALNTEH from the coding sequence ATGGAACTCAATGAGCGCAAAAGCAGAGCGGGTGGCCGCGGCGCGCGGCGGGCGCTGCGGTCAGCCCCAGATTTCGCGATGCTGCCCGCGCTGAAGCGCAATTTGCCGCTCTGCGAGCCGATGGACGGAGACCAAATCGCGCGGATCGACGACGCCTCGATGGCGATCCTTGAGGATGTGGGTGTCGTCTTTCGCGACGAGATCGCGCTCGAGGACTGGCGCCGCGCGGGCGCAGACGTGAGGGGCGAGCGGGTGCATCTGGATCGGGGCCTCGTACGCGAGTTGATCACGACCATTCCTTCGAGTTGGACCTACCGCGCCCGCAATCCTGAGCGCAATGTGTCCTTCGGCGGCAATCATTCGATCTTCGTGCCTATGACCGGCGCGCCCTTCCTGCGCGACCTCGACGACGTGCGGCGCTGGCCGACGGTCGCCGACCTCAACATGTTCCACAAGCTTGCGCACATGTCGCCTGCCTTGCACTCGACCGCGCATCACATCGTCGAGCCGATGGACATGAAAGTGAGCCACAGGCATCTCCACATCACCTACTCGTCGATGACACATTCCGACAAGACCTTCATGGGCATGACGACCTCCGGAAAGAACGCCGAGGACGTGATGGACATGTGCGAGATCCTGTTCGGCGCCGACGTGATGGAGGACACCCCGGTCGTCACCGGCAACTGCAACGGCAACTCGCCCTTGGTTTGGGACGAGACGATGCTCAGCGCCATGCGCGCCTTCTGCAAGCGAAACCAGCCCGTCCTCTGCTCGCCCTTCGTGCTCGGCGGCGCCAATACCCCGGCCTCGGTCGCGCCCGCGGTCGCGCAACTCAATGCCGAGGCGCTCTCGGCGCTGGCCTATACGCAAGTGATCCGCAAGGGCTGCCCGGCGATCTACGGCCATTACCTGTCGACTGTCTCGATGAAATCGGGCGCGCCAATGGCCGGAACGCCGGAAATCAGCCTCATGAACTTCATGATCGGCCAGATGGCGCGATTCTACGGCGTGCCGTGGCGCAGCTCAAACACCTTGGGCGGGGCCAAGACCTTCGATGCGCAGGCGGGCTATGAAAGCGCCATGACCTTGAACGCGGTCCTTCATGCGGGCTGCAACTACATCTGGCATTCGGCGGGGTGGAACGAGGCGGGGATGCACTGCTCGGTCGCGAAGTTCGTGGTCGATGCCGAGATGTGCGCGATGGGCTACCGCATGGCCGAAGGCATCCGCTGGGACGACTTCGACGAAGCACTTCGGGCAATCCGCGACGTGGGACCGGGCGGCCACTATCTCGGCCATCCCCACACCCAGGCGAATTTCGAACGCGCCTTCTTCTTGCCGAAGCTCTTCGACAACAATTCTATCGAACAATGGCAGGCCGAAGGCTCGGTCGAGATCACTGCCCGCGCACTCGCCCATGCGAGGAAGCTTCTGCGCGACTACGAGAAACCGAAGCTCGACGATGGCATCGACGAGGCATTGCGCGACTACATCGCGCGGCGCGAACGGGAAATCCCGGCTGAGGATGCTCTGAACACCGAACACTGA
- a CDS encoding NAD(P)/FAD-dependent oxidoreductase, translated as MTRRKARRLPIHRGPAAWSAILPGQEPGVVLTEDVTVDIAIVGGGFAGLSAARRLLQLDKGARIAVLEAGRLAEGASGRNSGFMIDLPHDLSSDDYAGKGAASDQEMISLNRTAIAFAREAVEDYGIDPAFFDPVGKVNGAASAAGDAHNRSYAAHLAKIGEASEMLGAKAMYEMTGSRHYVSGLYTPGTVMLQPAGYVRALGRGLRRDGVQVYESSPVTEVIRDRSNWMLTTPKGRVRAGKVILANNGHLESFGFVKRRLMHIFLYASMTVGLDADALKKLGGRPRWGITPSDPMGTTMRRIDAAQGGDRIVTRTCASFRPGMEASKAALERAARIHRRKFADRFPELTEVRMEYSWAGHLCLSRNGVSVMRELEPGLFAACVQNGLGTARGTLTGMGVAELASGRTSAITRHFAAEDEPTKLPPPPFAEIGANAYLRWMEWRAAKE; from the coding sequence TTGACGAGGCGCAAGGCGCGGAGGCTACCCATCCATCGCGGCCCGGCGGCGTGGAGCGCCATTCTGCCGGGACAGGAACCGGGTGTCGTCTTGACAGAGGACGTCACAGTCGACATTGCCATCGTCGGCGGCGGCTTCGCTGGGCTTTCGGCCGCCCGACGGCTACTCCAACTCGACAAAGGCGCTCGGATCGCGGTGCTGGAGGCCGGGCGGCTCGCCGAAGGCGCCTCGGGGCGCAATTCAGGCTTCATGATCGACCTGCCACATGATCTGTCGTCGGACGACTATGCCGGCAAGGGTGCCGCCAGCGACCAGGAGATGATCTCGCTCAACCGCACCGCCATCGCCTTCGCGCGCGAGGCAGTCGAGGATTACGGCATCGATCCTGCCTTCTTCGACCCGGTCGGCAAGGTGAACGGCGCTGCCAGTGCGGCGGGCGACGCGCATAACCGAAGCTACGCCGCGCATCTTGCCAAGATCGGCGAAGCCAGCGAGATGCTCGGCGCCAAGGCCATGTACGAAATGACCGGCAGCCGCCACTATGTCTCGGGCCTCTACACGCCGGGCACGGTGATGCTGCAACCGGCGGGCTATGTCCGGGCGCTGGGGCGGGGATTGCGCCGGGACGGGGTTCAAGTCTACGAAAGCTCGCCGGTAACAGAGGTCATCCGGGACAGATCGAACTGGATGCTGACCACGCCCAAGGGCAGAGTGCGGGCGGGCAAGGTCATCCTCGCGAACAACGGCCACCTGGAAAGCTTCGGCTTCGTGAAGCGACGGCTGATGCACATCTTCCTCTACGCCTCGATGACAGTAGGTCTCGACGCCGATGCGCTGAAGAAACTCGGCGGCCGGCCTCGCTGGGGGATCACGCCATCAGACCCGATGGGCACCACGATGCGTCGCATCGACGCCGCGCAGGGCGGCGATAGGATCGTCACGCGCACCTGCGCGAGTTTCCGGCCCGGTATGGAGGCCAGCAAGGCCGCGCTCGAGCGGGCCGCGAGGATTCATCGCCGCAAGTTCGCCGATCGCTTCCCGGAACTCACCGAAGTGCGGATGGAGTATAGTTGGGCCGGGCATCTCTGCCTCAGCCGCAATGGCGTGTCGGTGATGCGCGAGCTGGAACCCGGCCTCTTCGCCGCCTGCGTCCAGAACGGTCTAGGCACCGCGCGCGGCACGCTGACGGGGATGGGTGTGGCGGAACTCGCGAGCGGCCGGACATCCGCCATCACGCGGCATTTCGCTGCGGAGGACGAGCCTACGAAGCTCCCGCCGCCCCCGTTCGCCGAGATAGGCGCCAATGCCTATCTGCGCTGGATGGAATGGCGCGCGGCGAAAGAGTGA
- a CDS encoding aldehyde dehydrogenase has protein sequence MSDLLTTEEYKSIAAGLNLPTQAFIDGSFRPAMSGKTFDTINPATGEVLAKVAACGAKDVDFAVGKARDAFEDGRWSRLHPGERKAVLIRLAKLLKRNARELAVMESLDSGKTIFDCETVDVPETIHCLVWHAELIDKIYDQVSPASDDHIAMIVREPVGVVGLVLPWNFPLLMLAWKIGPALASGCSVIVKPAEETSLTALRVAELAMEAGVPAGVFNVVTGTGPEVGEPLGRHGDVDMISFTGSTETGRRFLRYASESNLKEVTLEMGGKNPAVVLDDAENLDRVAAHVVNGAFWNMGENCSASSRLIVQKGIKDELQKRILAHVREWPMGDPLDPVNRVGALVSKAHFDKVCTYLGKGSNVLMGGKAKDGFVEPTVLDITDRDAVQVREEIFGPVLSVLTVESVEEAIELANDTEYGLAASIFTSNLKRAIRGARAIRAGTVTVNSFGEGDNSTPFGGFKQSGFGGRDNGIQAHDQYTRIKTIWIDLSDDEDEAVD, from the coding sequence ATGAGCGATCTTCTGACGACCGAAGAATACAAATCTATCGCCGCTGGTCTCAATCTACCCACGCAGGCTTTCATCGACGGCTCTTTCCGTCCGGCCATGTCGGGCAAGACCTTCGACACGATCAACCCGGCGACCGGTGAGGTTCTTGCCAAGGTCGCGGCCTGTGGCGCCAAGGACGTCGATTTCGCCGTCGGGAAGGCTCGCGACGCGTTCGAGGACGGCCGCTGGTCGCGGCTTCATCCCGGAGAGCGCAAGGCGGTGCTGATCCGCCTCGCCAAGCTTCTCAAGCGCAATGCGCGCGAGCTTGCGGTGATGGAAAGCCTCGATAGCGGCAAGACGATATTCGACTGCGAGACGGTGGATGTCCCCGAAACAATCCACTGCCTGGTGTGGCACGCCGAACTGATCGACAAGATCTACGATCAGGTCTCGCCGGCCTCCGACGACCACATCGCCATGATCGTGCGTGAACCCGTCGGCGTCGTCGGCCTCGTTCTGCCGTGGAACTTTCCGCTTCTTATGCTCGCCTGGAAGATTGGCCCGGCGCTCGCCTCCGGCTGCTCGGTGATCGTGAAGCCGGCCGAGGAGACATCATTGACTGCGCTCCGGGTCGCGGAGCTGGCGATGGAGGCGGGCGTGCCTGCGGGCGTTTTCAATGTCGTCACCGGGACCGGGCCGGAGGTCGGCGAACCCTTGGGCCGCCACGGGGATGTCGACATGATCTCCTTCACCGGCTCGACCGAGACCGGGCGGCGTTTCCTTCGCTACGCCTCCGAATCGAATCTCAAGGAAGTCACGCTCGAGATGGGGGGCAAGAACCCCGCCGTCGTGCTGGACGATGCAGAGAACCTCGACCGGGTCGCGGCGCATGTCGTCAATGGCGCCTTCTGGAACATGGGCGAGAACTGCTCGGCCTCCTCGCGGCTCATCGTGCAGAAGGGGATCAAGGACGAGTTGCAGAAACGCATTCTCGCCCACGTTCGCGAATGGCCGATGGGTGACCCGCTGGATCCGGTCAATCGCGTCGGCGCGCTGGTGTCGAAGGCGCATTTCGACAAGGTCTGCACCTATCTAGGCAAGGGTTCAAACGTGTTGATGGGCGGAAAGGCGAAAGATGGCTTTGTCGAACCCACGGTCCTCGACATCACCGATCGAGATGCGGTGCAGGTGCGCGAGGAGATCTTCGGGCCGGTCCTGTCTGTATTGACGGTCGAAAGCGTAGAGGAGGCGATCGAACTCGCCAATGATACCGAATATGGCCTCGCCGCTTCGATCTTCACCTCTAACCTCAAGCGCGCTATCCGCGGCGCGAGGGCGATCCGGGCCGGGACGGTGACGGTCAATTCGTTCGGCGAGGGCGACAACTCGACGCCATTCGGCGGCTTCAAGCAGTCTGGCTTCGGCGGCCGCGACAACGGCATTCAGGCACATGACCAATATACGCGGATCAAGACGATCTGGATTGATCTCAGCGACGATGAAGACGAGGCCGTGGATTGA
- a CDS encoding dihydrodipicolinate synthase family protein: MKFEGIYTPVITPHREDGSIDRDAFAEMIEHLIASGVHGIINGGSTGEYYAQSMEERVEMAKLAKDVIGKRVPLIVGTVAIRLPDSLAMAEAAAKIGADAILVGSPPYSVPTERENALNALAIDRAADLPVMLYNYPGRMGINMGEEFLDRVGRSRNFCAIKESSGDINRVHLLARDYPHIQMSCGMDDQALEFFAWGARSWVCGGSNFLPAEHIALWKACAAEGNFDKGRRIMSTMMPLMRVLEQGGKFIQCIKHGVEMNGHHAGPPRPPLKALNKDDKRQLEQVVRVLKRTVAEIEVGERA; this comes from the coding sequence ATGAAGTTCGAAGGCATCTACACACCGGTCATAACGCCTCATCGTGAGGACGGGTCAATCGACCGCGACGCCTTCGCCGAGATGATCGAGCACCTGATCGCCTCGGGCGTGCACGGCATCATCAATGGCGGCTCGACGGGCGAATACTATGCGCAGTCGATGGAAGAACGGGTCGAAATGGCCAAGCTCGCGAAGGACGTCATCGGCAAGCGCGTGCCTTTGATCGTTGGCACAGTTGCGATCCGTCTGCCGGATTCGCTCGCAATGGCAGAGGCCGCGGCGAAGATCGGCGCCGATGCGATCCTCGTCGGCTCACCGCCTTATTCGGTGCCGACGGAGCGGGAGAACGCGCTGAACGCGCTCGCCATCGACCGCGCCGCCGACCTGCCGGTGATGCTCTACAACTACCCAGGCCGGATGGGTATCAACATGGGCGAGGAGTTTCTCGACCGGGTCGGCCGCAGCCGCAACTTCTGCGCGATCAAGGAAAGCTCGGGCGATATCAATCGGGTGCATCTTCTTGCCCGCGACTATCCCCATATCCAGATGTCCTGTGGCATGGACGATCAGGCCTTGGAATTCTTCGCCTGGGGCGCGCGAAGCTGGGTCTGCGGCGGCTCGAACTTCTTGCCCGCCGAGCACATAGCCCTCTGGAAGGCCTGCGCGGCCGAGGGCAATTTCGACAAGGGCCGCCGGATCATGTCAACGATGATGCCGCTCATGCGGGTTCTCGAACAGGGCGGCAAGTTCATCCAGTGCATCAAGCACGGTGTCGAGATGAATGGCCACCATGCCGGGCCGCCGCGTCCGCCGCTGAAGGCGCTCAACAAGGATGACAAACGGCAGCTGGAACAGGTGGTGCGGGTCCTGAAGCGCACCGTGGCCGAAATCGAAGTGGGGGAAAGAGCATGA